Proteins encoded within one genomic window of Borrelia parkeri:
- a CDS encoding FapA family protein → MVNIIDFADFRNRIKNYLERENRINLIEVESDTLEEALNDASLELSVPYKDLNYEVLVRGNNGLFGYGKKNWKIVAYKNSYSKFGITDVLSSQSEFKEVASLDGKFFIRKTAKGVFLKVTPAQGDGSVVKFKDVMDKFASYSNIKDLDENFVRSVIEDANGKYEQVSNFEADLVESVTMMVHISEDSMSVTVEFTVPGPNGAEVLEKDIYSILKKYGVSDRALLKNKIKEFVDYPFYGEPVEMARGVNPVKGRDAYINFIAKSKSSGEYGAVGNEFRNVNRGDELAEIIPLSEGIEGYTVFGKILRAEHGRELDLILGDNTFMEGNKIIAGCDGYISIANGIISVHDVYVVEGDVGPGTGNIVNNGMVLVKGSVLDGYNVMAKSGIEVNGLVGRCNLRTDGSIILRSGANGKGGSEIYAKKFIKSKFLENVNVRCEGDIEVVRGIVNSFVSCTKKVLCIGKKSKIVGSDVRAREEVRAYSIGSEGNAETSICVGCDPEIKVLLSKFTEYLVKIEKRLEVLTKDISALKKNIQLIVDKAEKSLKIDSCNELINERDILILEIKMVKDKQESLQDALEDSKIDGKIFVEYMAYTGVKLHIKDAYYELPRDYHNITFVEDDNIIKMLAYVPFKSK, encoded by the coding sequence ATGGTTAATATTATCGATTTTGCGGATTTTAGGAATAGAATTAAGAATTATTTAGAAAGAGAAAATCGTATTAATTTAATAGAGGTGGAATCAGATACGCTTGAAGAGGCTTTAAATGATGCTTCTTTAGAACTTTCAGTTCCTTATAAAGACTTGAATTATGAAGTCTTGGTACGTGGAAATAATGGACTATTTGGATATGGTAAGAAAAACTGGAAAATAGTTGCTTATAAGAATTCTTATTCAAAGTTTGGTATTACTGATGTTTTAAGTTCACAAAGTGAATTTAAAGAAGTTGCGTCTCTTGATGGGAAATTTTTTATCAGGAAAACTGCCAAGGGGGTATTTTTGAAGGTTACTCCTGCTCAAGGAGATGGGAGTGTTGTTAAGTTTAAAGATGTAATGGATAAATTTGCTTCATATAGTAACATCAAAGATTTGGATGAAAATTTTGTTAGATCGGTTATTGAGGATGCTAATGGTAAGTATGAACAAGTATCTAATTTTGAGGCCGATCTTGTTGAGAGTGTAACTATGATGGTTCATATATCAGAAGATTCAATGTCAGTAACTGTTGAATTTACTGTTCCTGGACCTAATGGTGCTGAAGTTTTGGAAAAAGATATTTATAGTATTCTTAAGAAATATGGAGTATCAGATCGAGCATTGCTTAAGAATAAAATAAAAGAATTTGTAGATTATCCTTTTTATGGTGAACCAGTTGAGATGGCAAGGGGAGTAAATCCTGTTAAGGGAAGAGATGCTTATATTAATTTTATTGCTAAGAGTAAGTCTTCAGGTGAGTATGGTGCTGTAGGTAATGAGTTTAGAAATGTTAATAGAGGAGATGAATTGGCAGAAATTATTCCCTTATCAGAGGGTATTGAAGGGTATACTGTTTTTGGAAAAATATTAAGAGCAGAGCATGGTCGAGAGTTAGATTTGATTTTGGGAGATAATACTTTCATGGAAGGAAATAAGATTATTGCAGGATGTGATGGATATATATCTATTGCAAATGGTATTATTTCTGTGCATGATGTTTATGTTGTTGAGGGTGATGTTGGACCTGGTACTGGAAATATAGTAAATAATGGTATGGTTCTTGTTAAGGGAAGTGTTTTAGATGGATATAATGTTATGGCTAAGAGTGGAATAGAAGTCAATGGACTTGTTGGTAGGTGTAATTTGAGAACGGATGGTTCTATTATTCTTCGCAGTGGTGCTAATGGAAAGGGTGGTTCAGAGATTTATGCAAAGAAGTTTATTAAGTCTAAATTTTTAGAAAATGTTAATGTACGATGTGAAGGCGATATTGAAGTTGTAAGAGGAATTGTCAATTCTTTTGTTTCTTGTACAAAGAAGGTGCTCTGCATTGGAAAAAAATCTAAGATAGTTGGTTCTGATGTTCGTGCAAGAGAAGAGGTTCGAGCATATTCTATTGGATCTGAGGGTAATGCTGAGACTTCTATTTGTGTTGGGTGTGATCCTGAAATAAAAGTTTTGCTATCTAAATTTACTGAATATCTTGTTAAGATTGAGAAACGGTTGGAAGTTTTAACAAAAGATATTTCTGCTTTAAAGAAGAACATTCAACTTATTGTTGATAAAGCTGAGAAATCTTTAAAAATTGACAGTTGTAATGAGCTTATTAATGAGCGAGATATTTTAATTTTGGAAATAAAGATGGTAAAAGATAAGCAAGAAAGTTTACAAGATGCACTTGAAGATAGTAAGATTGATGGCAAAATTTTTGTTGAGTACATGGCTTATACTGGAGTTAAGTTACATATTAAAGATGCTTATTATGAACTTCCAAGAGATTATCATAATATTACTTTTGTAGAGGATGACAATATTATTAAAATGTTAGCTTATGTTCCTTTTAAATCTAAATAG
- a CDS encoding MinD/ParA family protein, which translates to MEDQAQSLRDIMRLNNRASFVIDDKIQNNRTRFISVTSGKGGVGKSNIAIGLALKYANLGKKVLVFDADIGMANINILLGVIPKYSIYHMIMQGRGIKDVITKTEYNIDLLAGASGTTELLDLSETEMNQFIKELLKVYEYDIVIIDTSAGISRQVISFLFSSDDVVIVTTPEPTSITDAYGIIKVLSHKMENLKNLRLVVNRVANVSEGKVVAKKVIDISSQFLNLNIDYLGYVYEDQNIRNSVFKQRPFILLNPNSKASYCLDSIVAALEEITLDNKKRRGVIGFISKFFGME; encoded by the coding sequence ATAGAAGATCAGGCTCAAAGTTTACGTGATATTATGAGATTGAATAATAGGGCTAGTTTTGTTATTGATGATAAAATTCAAAATAATAGAACAAGATTTATTTCCGTTACTAGTGGTAAAGGTGGTGTTGGCAAAAGTAATATTGCTATAGGTCTTGCTCTTAAGTATGCAAATCTTGGTAAAAAAGTTTTAGTTTTTGATGCAGATATTGGTATGGCTAACATTAATATTTTGCTTGGAGTCATTCCAAAGTACAGTATTTATCACATGATTATGCAAGGGCGAGGTATTAAGGACGTAATAACAAAGACAGAATATAATATTGATCTTTTAGCTGGTGCTTCTGGGACAACAGAACTTTTAGATTTATCAGAGACCGAGATGAATCAGTTTATAAAGGAGTTATTAAAAGTTTATGAATATGATATAGTAATAATAGATACCAGTGCTGGAATTTCAAGACAGGTTATTTCGTTTTTGTTTTCTAGTGATGATGTAGTTATTGTTACAACACCAGAACCTACTTCTATAACGGATGCTTATGGTATAATCAAGGTTTTATCTCATAAAATGGAAAATTTAAAAAATTTAAGACTGGTTGTCAATAGAGTGGCTAATGTAAGTGAGGGAAAAGTAGTGGCTAAAAAAGTTATTGATATATCAAGTCAGTTTTTGAATTTAAATATTGATTATTTAGGATATGTTTATGAAGATCAAAATATTAGAAATTCTGTTTTTAAACAAAGACCTTTTATTTTATTAAATCCCAATAGTAAGGCTAGTTATTGTCTTGATTCTATTGTGGCTGCTCTTGAAGAAATTACTCTTGATAATAAAAAGAGAAGAGGTGTTATAGGTTTTATATCTAAATTTTTTGGGATGGAATAG
- the flhF gene encoding flagellar biosynthesis protein FlhF, whose product MVQYFTERGPTYNEVIETVKKKYGKNARVMTYKTIAHGGIFGLFSRDWIEVSGYVRYDIGQQQINVEEEKRKILQSIKKEESSSIEDVIKEVKSLKNELAHKKEEINHPTILKIEDILRSNDFSESYIRDINNFIKRDFSLSDLDDYDKVKDSVIIYIAKTIKCSGSIIDNLKKRIFILVGPTGVGKTTTIAKLAAIYGINSDDKSLNIKIITIDNYRIGAKKQIQTYGDIMGIPVKAIESFKDLKEEITQSKDFDLVLIDTIGKSPKDFMKLAEMKELLNACGRDAEFHLAVSSTTKTADIKEIFHQFSPFSYKTVIFTKLDETTCVGNLISLIHEMRKEVSYVTDGQIVPHNISIAEPLTFIKKINGYRISDDIEFIRKIKGKSYY is encoded by the coding sequence ATGGTTCAGTATTTTACAGAAAGAGGTCCAACCTATAATGAGGTCATAGAAACTGTTAAGAAGAAATATGGAAAGAATGCTAGAGTTATGACTTATAAGACAATAGCTCATGGAGGAATATTTGGCTTATTTAGTAGAGATTGGATTGAAGTTTCAGGTTATGTTAGATATGACATTGGACAACAGCAAATAAATGTCGAAGAGGAGAAGCGTAAAATTCTTCAAAGCATTAAAAAAGAAGAGAGTTCTTCAATTGAGGATGTAATTAAGGAAGTTAAATCTCTTAAAAATGAACTTGCACATAAAAAGGAAGAAATTAATCATCCAACAATTTTAAAAATAGAAGATATTTTACGTAGTAATGATTTTTCTGAAAGTTACATTAGAGATATTAATAATTTTATTAAGAGAGATTTTAGTTTATCAGATCTTGATGATTATGATAAAGTTAAAGATAGTGTTATAATATACATTGCTAAAACTATTAAATGTTCAGGTTCTATTATTGATAATCTTAAAAAAAGAATTTTTATTTTAGTTGGACCAACGGGTGTTGGGAAGACCACTACTATTGCAAAACTTGCAGCAATCTATGGAATTAATAGTGATGATAAGAGTTTGAATATTAAGATTATTACCATTGATAATTATCGTATAGGAGCTAAAAAACAAATTCAAACATATGGTGATATTATGGGGATTCCTGTTAAGGCGATTGAATCTTTTAAAGATTTAAAAGAAGAAATTACACAGTCAAAGGATTTTGATCTTGTTCTTATTGATACAATTGGTAAGAGTCCTAAAGATTTTATGAAACTTGCTGAGATGAAGGAACTTCTTAATGCTTGTGGTCGTGATGCTGAATTTCATTTAGCTGTGAGCTCTACTACAAAGACGGCAGATATTAAAGAAATATTTCATCAATTTTCTCCCTTTAGCTACAAGACCGTGATTTTTACGAAGTTAGATGAGACAACATGTGTTGGTAATTTAATAAGTTTAATTCATGAAATGAGAAAGGAAGTTTCTTATGTTACTGATGGGCAAATTGTTCCTCATAATATTAGTATTGCAGAACCGCTTACCTTTATCAAAAAAATAAATGGATATAGAATAAGTGATGATATTGAATTTATTCGAAAGATAAAAGGTAAATCTTATTATTAA